Proteins encoded together in one Balaenoptera ricei isolate mBalRic1 chromosome 2, mBalRic1.hap2, whole genome shotgun sequence window:
- the LOC132360448 gene encoding glycine cleavage system H protein, mitochondrial-like — protein MALRVACSVRAAICNLRAISAPNAPCPPRPWGLRAGAVRALRTGPALLSGRKFTGKHEWVTTENGVGTVGISNFAQEALGDVVYCSQPEVGTKLNKQEEFGALGSVKAASELYSPLSGEVTEINEALAENPGLVNKSYYEDGWLIKMTLSNPSELDELMSEEAYEKYIKSIEE, from the coding sequence ATGGCGCTGCGAGTGGCGTGCAGCGTGCGGGCCGCGATCTGCAACCTGCGCGCCATCTCTGCGCCCAACGCGCCCTGCCCGCCGCGGCCCTGGGGACTGCGGGCGGGCGCCGTCCGGGCGCTGCGCACCGGCCCCGCTCTGCTGTCCGGTCGTAAATTCACAGGCAAACATGAATGGGTAACAACAGAAAACGGCGTTGGAACAGTGGGGATCAGCAATTTTGCACAGGAAGCTTTGGGAGATGTTGTTTACTGTAGTCAGCCTGAAGTTGGGACAAAATTGAACAAACAAGAGGAATTTGGTGCTTTGGGAAGTGTGAAAGCTGCTAGTGAACTCTATTCTCCTCTATCAGGAGAAGTAACTGAAATTAATGAAGCTCTAGCAGAAAATCCAGGACTTGTCAACAAATCTTATTATGAAGATGGTTGGCTGATCAAGATGACACTCAGTAACCCTTCAGAACTAGATGAACTAATGAGTGAAGAAGCAtatgagaaatacataaaatctatTGAGGAGTGA
- the CCNB2 gene encoding G2/mitotic-specific cyclin-B2, whose product MALLRRPTVSTDLENIDTGVNSKPKSHVTIRRAVLEEIGNRVTIRATHVTKKAQNTKVPVPPTKTTNVNKQLKPTASVKPVQMEVLAPKGPSPTPADISMKEENLCQAFSDALLCKIEDIDTEDWENPQLCSDYVKDIYQYLRQLEVLQSINPHFLDGRDINGRMRAILVDWLVQVHSKFRLLQETLYMCVAIMDRFLQVQPVSRKKLQLVGITALLLASKYEEMFSPNIEDFVYITDNAYTSSQIREMETLILKELKFELGRPLPLHFLRRASKAGEVDVEQHTLAKYLMELTLIDYDMVHYHPSKVAAAASCLSQKVLGHGKWNLKQQYYTGYTENEVLEVMQHMAKNVVKVNEKLMKFIAIKNKYASSKLLKISTIPQLNSKTIQELASPLLGRS is encoded by the exons atggcgctgctccgaCGCCCGACG gtgtccACCGATTTGGAGAATATTGACACAGGAGTTAATTCTAAACCTAAAAGCCATGTGACTATCAGGCGGGCAGTTTTAGAAGAAATTGGAAATCGAGTTACAATCAGAGCCACACACGTAACTAAG aaaGCTCAGAACACTAAAGTACCTGTTCCACCCACCAAAACAACAAATGTCAACAAGCAGCTGAAACCTACTGCTTCTGTGAAACCAGTGCAGATGGAAGTGTTGGCTCCAAAG GGTCCCTCTCCCACACCTGCGGATATCTCCATGAAGGAAGAGAACCTCTGCCAAGCTTTCTCTGATGCCTTGCTCTGCAAAATTGAGGATATTGATACTGAAGACTGGGAGAACCCTCAGCTCTGCAGTGACTATGTTAAGGATATCTACCAGTATCTAAGGCAGCTTGAG GTTCTGCAATCCATAAATCCACATTTTTTAGATGGAAGAGATATAAACGGACGCATGCGTGCCATCCTGGTGGATTGGCTGGTGCAAGTCCACTCCAAGTTTAGGCTGCTGCAGGAAACTCTGTACATGTGCGTCGCCATCATGGACCGATTTTTACAG GTTCAGCCAGTCTCTCGTAAGAAGCTTCAGCTGGTTGGGATTACAGCTCTGCTCTTGGCTTCCAAGTATGAGGAGATGTTTTCTCCAAATATTGAAGACTTCGTTTACATCACAGACAATGCTTACACCAGTTCTCAAATTCGAGAAATGGAAACTCTAATTTTGAAAGAACTGAAATTTGAGTTGGGTCGACCTTTACCACTACATTTCTTAAGGCGGGCATCAAAAGCCGGAGAG GTCGATGTTGAACAGCACACTTTAGCCAAATACTTGATGGAACTGACTCTCATTGACTACGACATGGTGCATTATCACCCTTCTAAGGTGGCAGCAGCCGCTTCCTGCCTGTCCCAGAAGGTTCTAGGCCACGGAAAATGG AACTTAAAGCAGCAGTATTACACTGGATACACAGAGAATGAAGTATTGGAAGTCATGCAGCACATGGCCAAAAATGTagtgaaagtaaatgaaaagttAATGAAATTCATT GCCATCAAGAATAAGTATGCCAGCAGCAAACTCCTGAAGATCAGCACGATTCCCCAGCTGAACTCAAAAACCATCCAAGAGCTTGCCTCACCTCTGCTGGGACGGTCCTAG